A stretch of Xenopus laevis strain J_2021 chromosome 8S, Xenopus_laevis_v10.1, whole genome shotgun sequence DNA encodes these proteins:
- the LOC121397637 gene encoding olfactory receptor 6B2-like: MQGFHNLTRRLDTSQQSPSPVVAPPVAVPVGSPVVMGNVHKSHEPKISFPEKFNGDRSKFFVFQEACKLYLSFFPQSFPTGEEKVMGGKNQTFIQQILLLGFQVPNSFRIPVFLLVIVLYSVTLTANVTIVSLVSSNSSLHHPMFFFLSHLSLCDIILMTTDIVPVMLHGILEGGVTMGTSACITQLLFHGSALTSECLILAVMSYDRYLAICNPLHYVTIMCINLQLYLVSFCWFLSFTISIVPVIFISKLDLCASHTINHFFCDFAPLLQLSCSDTSLVELVDTVLAVPLSLFPVLFIIITYICIFNAILRIPTTTGRHKTFSTCSSHLTIVTMFFGTLIAVYVVPSNENSLVSKKIISLLYTVATPLLNPLIYSLQNKKIRTAFQKYLQCMVL; encoded by the exons ATGCAAGGCTTCCATAATCTGACTCGCCGACTGGACACTTCACAACAGTCACCAAGTCCAGTAGTCGCTCCTCCTGTGGCCGTTCCTGTGGGTTCTCCTGTCGTGATGGGTAATGTACATAAGTCCCATGAACCGAAAATTTCTTTCCCCGAAAAATTTAATGGGGATAGATCCAAATTTTTTGTCTTCCAGGAGGCATGCAAATTGTACCTTAGCTTCTTTCCTCAATCCTTTCCAACTGGTGAGGAGAAG gtCATGGGAGGTAAGAACCAGACCTTCATTCAACAAATACTACTTTTGGGGTTCCAAGTTCCTAACAGCTTTAGAATTCCCGTCTTCCTCTTGGTGATTGTATTGTACAGTGTCACACTAACTGCCAATGTCACAATTGTTAGTCTGGTTTCATCAAACTCCAGTCTGCATCATCCAATGTTCTTCTTCCTCAGTCACCTTTCTTTGTGTGACATTATACTGATGACCACTGATATTGTGCCTGTAATGTTGCACGGCATACTTGAAGGTGGAGTAACCATGGGGACTTCTGCCTGCATAACCCAACTTCTGTTCCATGGTTCTGCATTAACCTCAGAGTGTCTGATTCTTGCAGTGATGTCCTATGACAGGTATCTGGCTATTTGCAACCCATTACACTATGTAACAATCATGTGCATTAATCTTCAGCTTTACCTTGTTAGTTTCTGTTGGTTTCTAAGTTTCACAATTTCCATTGTTCCTGTAATTTTTATTAGTAAACTGGATTTATGTGCTTCACATACCATTAAtcattttttctgtgattttgccCCCCTCTTACAACTTTCCTGCTCAGACACATCACTTGTAGAATTGGTAGACACTGTTCTGGCCGTTCCTTTGTCTCTGTTTCCAGTCCTATTTATTATCATAACATACATCTGCATATTCAATGCTATTCTTAGAATTCCAACCACCACAGGGAGACACAAAACTTTCTCTACTTGTAGCTCTCACTTGACCATTGTAACCATGTTTTTTGGGACACTGATTGCAGTTTATGTAGTTCCATCAAACGAGAACTCATtagtttcaaaaaaaattatttccctgctCTACACTGTGGCGACCCCATTGTTAAATCCATTAATTTACAGTTTACAGAACAAGAAGATAAGGACTGCATTTCAAAAATACTTGCAGTGCATGGTTTTGTAG
- the LOC108700682 gene encoding uncharacterized protein LOC108700682, which translates to MFRVQRQQILLCFFRFVTSTDRLYPIEFVSEKYSTLVFQLNPPMHQAKIFVSGTDNLHTVKQMSCRCLVSLLMIYTLSTLPVVLSRNVHTTSYGGVCTSPCVQKRSSYYWCKQEGGSNSWWDYCSPEAGYDYNFSRCRSKCQYNNSKYKWCWTGYLGMTWGYCGNIIEEFEEHYTRHNVACKGECSLFRGYFQCTDTNGKQDYCSPSSDVTYRGEPCRINHRCGSHGNNYYWCYTDNNWDYCGKIISSCEEHDPLLQGRRLAAQEEEEICRITDSGNRRETILSAIPVSENALCRPSREEFREASNLIARINENFTFPESTRTIIFSATLRLDLQGSFVIAGVRYNNVQIQINGPRQGSSSIAQILLPQDLDTSLYSRYIRRALYTSMRSAYHKPPVKVVITIKRW; encoded by the exons ATGTTCAGAGTCCAAAGGCAGCAAATACTTCTCTGTTTCTTTAGATTTGTAACTTCAACAGATCGACTCTACCCCATAGAGTTTGTATCCGAGAAATACAGTACCTTGGTTTTTCAGCTGAATCCTCCAATGCACCAAGCTAAAATATTTGTTTCTGGAACTGACAATTTACATACTGTTAAACAG ATGTCCTGCAGATGTTTGGTCAGTCTACTGATGATCTATACTCTTTCCACTCTTCCAGTAGTATTGTCAAGGAATGTGCATACTACAAGTTATGGTGGGGTTTGTACATCACCATGTGTTCAAAAACGTTCATCATATTACTGGTGCAAGCAAGAAGGTGGAAGCAATTCATGGTGGGACTACTGCTCTCCTGAAGCTGGTTATGATTACAATTTCTCTAGGTGTAGATCAAAATGTCAGTACAACAATTCTAAGTATAAGTGGTGTTGGACAGGGTATTTGGGAATGACTTGGGGCTACTGTGGAAATATCATAGAGGAGTTTGAGGAACACTATACAAGGCATAATGTTGCATGTAAAGGTGAGTGCAGTTTGTTCCGAGGATACTTTCAATGCACCGATACAAATGGAAAGCAAGATTATTGTTCTCCATCTAGTGATGTGACTTACAGAGGAGAGCCATGCAGAATAAACCACAGATGTGGATCTCATGGTAACAATTACTATTGGTGTTACACAGACAATAACTGGGATTACTGTGGTAAAATAATTAGCAGCTGTGAAGAACATGATCCATTATTACAAGGCAGAAGGCTAGCAgctcaagaagaagaagaaatatgcAGAATAACAGACTCTGGAAATAGACGGGAGACTATACTTTCAGCCATTCCTGTTTCCGAAAATGCTTTGTGTCGACCTTCACGAGAGGAATTTAGAGAAGCTTCAAATCTTATCGCCAGAATAAATGAAAACTTTACTTTTCCTGAATCTACGCGAACAATTATTTTTTCAGCTACTTTGAGACTGGATTTACAAGGATCATTTGTGATTGCTGGAGTTAGGTATAATaatgttcaaattcaaataaatggaCCCAGGCAAGGCTCCTCAAGCATTGCTCAGATACTTCTCCCACAGGATCTCGATACTTCTCTCTATTCAAGATACATTAGAAGGGCTCTGTATACCAGCATGCGCAGTGCTTACCATAAACCTCCTGTAAAAGTTGTCATAACCATAAAACGGTGGTAG